One window of the Cryptomeria japonica chromosome 7, Sugi_1.0, whole genome shotgun sequence genome contains the following:
- the LOC131048389 gene encoding 14-3-3 protein 7 — protein MSTEKERENHVYMAKLAEQAERYDEMVESMKKVAKLDVELTVEERNLLSVGYKNVIGARRASWRIMSSIEQKEEAKGNDQNVKRIRDYRHKVEEELSKICHDIMTIIDEHLIPSSSVGESTVFYYKMKGDYYRYLAEFKTGNERKEASDQSLKAYQTASTTAETDLPPTHPIRLGLALNFSVFYYEILNSPERACHLAKQAFDEAIAELDTLSEESYKDSTLIMQLLRDNLTLWTSDLQDDGGEDQPRAENPAGEDEEM, from the exons ATGAGTACCGAGAAGGAGCGAGAGAACCATGTTTACATGGCCAAGCTAGCCGAGCAGGCTGAGAGATATGATG AAATGGTGGAGTCCATGAAGAAGGTAGCAAAGTTGGATGTGGAGTTAACAGTGGAGGAGAGGAATCTGCTATCAGTAGGCTACAAGAATGTCATTGGAGCTCGGCGAGCCTCATGGAGGATAATGTCTTCTATTGAGCAGAAGGAGGAGGCCAAGGGCAATGATCAGAATGTGAAGCGTATCAGGGATTACAGGCACAAGGTGGAAGAAGAACTTTCTAAGATCTGTCATGATATTATGACTATCATTGATGAACACCTCATTCCTTCTTCCAGTGTTGGTGAATCCACTGTTTTTTACTATAAAAT GAAAGGGGATTACTATCGTTATTTGGCAGAATTCAAAACAGGAAATGAGAGGAAAGAAGCATCTGATCAGTCTTTGAAAGCATACCAG ACTGCTTCAACCACTGCTGAGACTGATTTACCTCCAACTCATCCAATCAGACTTGGATTGGCTTTGAATTTTTCTGTTTTCTACTATGAGATACTGAATTCACCTGAAAG GGCTTGCCATCTGGCCAAGCAAGCttttgatgaagcaattgcagaactTGATACCTTAAGTGAAGAGTCATACAAAGATAGCACTTTAATCATGCAGCTCCTAAGAGATAACCTCACTTTATGGACCTCTGATCTTCAGGATGATGGTG GTGAAGATCAGCCCAGAGCAGAGAATCCTGCTGGAGAAGATGAAGAG ATGTGA